In Allomuricauda ruestringensis DSM 13258, the following proteins share a genomic window:
- a CDS encoding SRPBCC domain-containing protein translates to MERKTKVHAEDGKQEIWITREFELPVASLFKAYEKPEIVEQWMGTQVLKLDNRKHGSYQFETTDPKGNKHRFNGTIHEFVPNLKIIRTFEMENAQFPVQLEFLEFEALTDTTSKLTIHMVYKSVDDRDRMLKLPFAQGINMAHNRLQEVVEQL, encoded by the coding sequence ATGGAACGAAAAACCAAAGTCCATGCTGAGGACGGAAAACAGGAAATATGGATCACTAGAGAATTTGAACTGCCCGTGGCATCCCTTTTTAAAGCGTATGAAAAACCTGAAATCGTGGAGCAATGGATGGGTACACAAGTACTAAAACTTGACAATAGGAAACACGGTAGTTATCAGTTTGAGACCACCGACCCCAAGGGAAACAAACATCGGTTCAATGGGACCATACACGAATTTGTGCCGAATCTAAAAATCATCAGGACCTTTGAAATGGAAAATGCACAGTTTCCGGTCCAGTTGGAATTTTTAGAATTTGAAGCCCTTACCGATACCACGAGCAAGCTTACCATACACATGGTCTATAAATCAGTGGATGATCGGGACCGCATGTTGAAGTTGCCTTTTGCCCAAGGCATCAATATGGCACATAACCGCTTGCAGGAAGTGGTGGAACAGTTATAA
- a CDS encoding ArsR/SmtB family transcription factor has translation MELRRDVFQAIADPTRRAIITMVALNAMTPGAIAAEFDSSRQTISKHIRILTECELLNQEQQGREIYYHFNPQKLKEIADFIAPFRDMWDDRFDALEAIMKKQLPKK, from the coding sequence ATGGAATTGCGAAGAGATGTTTTTCAGGCCATTGCCGATCCTACCCGAAGGGCCATAATAACCATGGTAGCGCTCAATGCCATGACACCGGGAGCCATCGCAGCGGAATTTGATTCGTCTCGGCAGACCATTTCCAAGCATATCCGAATCCTTACCGAATGTGAATTACTGAACCAAGAACAGCAGGGGAGGGAGATCTACTATCATTTCAATCCACAGAAATTAAAGGAAATCGCTGATTTTATAGCACCTTTTAGGGATATGTGGGACGATAGGTTCGATGCCCTCGAAGCCATTATGAAAAAACAACTACCTAAAAAATAA
- a CDS encoding YdeI/OmpD-associated family protein: MNPKVDFFFEKPSQWQEAYRQLRKIALDTGLTETLKWGVPCYTHKGSNVVLIHGFKEYCALLFHKGVLLKDTEGILIQQTKNVQSARQIRFTDVKEILNMEKVLKTYIHEAIEVKKAGLEVKMKKTSEFDMPEELQNKLDEDTAFKSAFEALTPGRQRGYMLYVSQAKQSKTRVSRIEKSIPKIFEGKGYNEM; this comes from the coding sequence ATGAACCCAAAAGTTGATTTCTTCTTTGAAAAACCATCCCAATGGCAGGAAGCCTATCGACAATTGCGTAAAATAGCCCTCGATACGGGCCTTACCGAAACGCTTAAGTGGGGTGTTCCGTGTTATACCCATAAGGGTAGCAATGTGGTCTTGATTCATGGTTTTAAGGAGTATTGCGCGCTGTTGTTTCATAAAGGTGTTTTGCTGAAGGATACCGAAGGAATTCTTATCCAACAGACCAAAAATGTACAATCGGCCCGCCAGATTCGATTTACTGATGTGAAGGAGATTTTGAATATGGAAAAAGTGTTGAAAACCTATATCCATGAAGCTATTGAGGTAAAAAAAGCCGGATTGGAAGTCAAAATGAAGAAAACTTCTGAATTTGATATGCCCGAAGAGCTTCAAAATAAACTGGATGAAGATACAGCATTTAAGTCCGCTTTTGAAGCATTGACTCCAGGACGCCAACGCGGGTATATGCTCTATGTTTCACAAGCCAAACAATCCAAGACCCGTGTATCGCGAATAGAGAAGTCCATCCCCAAGATTTTTGAAGGGAAGGGATATAACGAAATGTAA
- a CDS encoding DoxX family protein, whose protein sequence is MTKRNKIIYWVATVWLALGMTSTGIVQLIGMEEEIEMMEHLGYPLYFLLIIGVWKLLGVVAILIPKFPVLKEWAYAGFVFTMTGALVSHLAVGDGAADFFGPSLLLALTLISWYFRPASRKVITTQNQ, encoded by the coding sequence ATGACAAAACGTAACAAAATTATCTATTGGGTAGCCACTGTTTGGCTGGCCTTGGGAATGACATCCACAGGCATTGTACAATTGATCGGAATGGAAGAGGAAATTGAAATGATGGAACATTTGGGGTATCCGTTGTACTTTCTTCTTATTATCGGGGTTTGGAAACTTTTGGGCGTTGTGGCCATACTAATTCCCAAATTCCCCGTACTCAAGGAATGGGCATACGCTGGGTTTGTTTTTACAATGACCGGGGCCCTAGTTTCCCATTTGGCGGTAGGCGATGGAGCCGCTGATTTCTTTGGACCGTCCTTGTTATTGGCATTGACCCTAATTTCTTGGTATTTTAGACCAGCTAGCAGAAAAGTTATCACAACACAAAACCAATAA